The Micromonospora sp. WMMD961 genome has a segment encoding these proteins:
- a CDS encoding NUDIX domain-containing protein — translation MTRRYASAGAVVATDDLSSPQVLLLDQVRKTGERQTVAPKGRLEPGEAPLLAAKREVAEEAGLTDTHYSAYLGQEAYTFTDNDGTPATKIVDWFLFSTSTTTTTPARDEGFVQARWLEASAARQAASHPQFQQVLDRALAVITWRAAHPLPFSRKLSYLVNQVAAEAEAVIAGHPDAGVGLCGSAARGDFIEGWSDVDFIAWNLPPTSAAATSLHEIVSEAARRHGSRASLHLADSHGGDARRLGPLYDMKMRVVLRRVGLDTAVIAGATAPTPAVTTELTDLAGDVGVLHEFAVARLAASHHTESEREDTARRVLSVLSSAGRLLVAHRAPEVGLRLPEVVEALRDWPGTQLRSLLGDYDAYRRAGADDVAQAELLAARVPGALVAVRSMLEESASL, via the coding sequence ATGACTCGTCGATACGCCTCCGCCGGTGCCGTCGTCGCGACCGACGACCTCAGCTCTCCACAAGTCCTGCTCCTCGATCAGGTCCGAAAGACCGGTGAACGACAGACCGTCGCGCCGAAAGGCCGACTGGAGCCAGGCGAGGCACCACTCCTCGCAGCCAAGAGGGAGGTGGCCGAGGAAGCCGGCCTCACCGACACGCACTACAGCGCGTATCTCGGGCAGGAGGCTTACACGTTCACCGACAACGACGGCACGCCAGCGACGAAGATCGTCGACTGGTTCCTCTTCTCGACGTCCACCACCACCACGACGCCGGCCCGGGACGAAGGCTTCGTCCAGGCCCGCTGGCTCGAGGCTTCCGCCGCCCGGCAGGCCGCCAGCCATCCCCAGTTCCAGCAGGTGCTGGATCGCGCCCTTGCCGTCATCACCTGGCGTGCCGCTCATCCCCTGCCGTTCAGCCGAAAGCTCAGTTACCTGGTCAACCAGGTGGCGGCAGAGGCCGAGGCCGTCATCGCCGGACATCCGGATGCCGGGGTGGGGCTGTGCGGATCCGCCGCACGAGGAGACTTCATCGAGGGCTGGAGCGACGTTGACTTCATCGCTTGGAACCTGCCCCCCACGTCGGCCGCCGCCACGTCGCTCCACGAGATCGTCAGTGAAGCGGCCCGACGCCACGGTTCTCGAGCGTCGCTGCACCTCGCCGACAGCCACGGGGGCGACGCCCGTCGCCTCGGTCCGCTCTACGACATGAAGATGCGGGTGGTGCTGCGTCGCGTAGGGCTCGACACCGCCGTGATCGCAGGTGCCACCGCCCCTACGCCGGCCGTCACCACAGAACTGACCGATCTCGCTGGTGATGTTGGCGTACTGCACGAGTTCGCCGTCGCCCGTCTGGCCGCCAGCCACCACACAGAATCGGAGCGCGAGGACACCGCACGCCGAGTGTTGTCGGTGCTGTCGAGCGCCGGTCGACTGCTTGTCGCACATCGAGCGCCAGAGGTCGGCCTGCGGCTTCCCGAGGTGGTCGAGGCGCTGCGCGACTGGCCGGGCACCCAGCTCAGATCGCTCCTTGGAGACTACGACGCCTACCGCCGTGCAGGCGCAGACGACGTAGCGCAGGCCGAACTGCTCGCCGCGCGGGTGCCAGGTGCGCTTGTGGCCGTGAGGAGCATGCTCGAAGAGTCGGCATCCCTATGA